In a genomic window of Spirochaetota bacterium:
- a CDS encoding ATP:cob(I)alamin adenosyltransferase, giving the protein VIPGSTVGSAKLDICRTIARRAERLIVKLSKEEKVDSNIISYVNRLSDLLYILARYEEFKNGKLKYKT; this is encoded by the coding sequence TTGTAATACCAGGTAGTACTGTTGGATCTGCAAAGCTTGATATTTGTAGAACTATTGCTAGAAGAGCAGAAAGATTAATTGTTAAACTAAGTAAAGAAGAAAAAGTAGACTCAAATATTATATCTTATGTAAATAGACTTTCTGATCTATTATATATTCTTGCAAGGTATGAAGAATTTAAAAATGGAAAATTAAAATATAAAACATAA